In the Acidobacteriota bacterium genome, one interval contains:
- the atpC gene encoding ATP synthase F1 subunit epsilon, whose amino-acid sequence MSAPTLYLEVLTPVKTLFSGFIRSVAFPGPDGEVGALPGHALLVSKLGAGVVTAVDENGDTIRFFCSGGFVEVSGGDIAVLADVAERDREIDVDRAARSRQRAQERIASGRPDIDYVRANASLRRALNRLRAAQR is encoded by the coding sequence ATGTCCGCACCGACCCTTTACCTGGAAGTGCTCACCCCCGTGAAAACGCTGTTTTCGGGCTTCATCCGGAGTGTTGCCTTCCCGGGGCCCGACGGTGAAGTGGGCGCCCTGCCGGGTCACGCCCTGCTGGTTTCCAAGCTGGGCGCTGGGGTGGTCACCGCCGTGGACGAGAACGGCGACACCATCCGCTTTTTCTGCTCCGGTGGTTTTGTCGAGGTGTCCGGCGGCGACATCGCGGTGCTGGCCGACGTGGCCGAGCGGGACCGGGAGATCGACGTGGACCGCGCCGCCCGGTCGCGCCAGCGGGCCCAGGAACGGATCGCGTCGGGCCGGCCCGACATCGACTACGTCCGGGCCAACGCCAGCCTGCGCCGCGCTCTGAACCGGCTCCGCGCCGCGCAGCGGTAG